A genomic segment from Burkholderia plantarii encodes:
- a CDS encoding AraC family transcriptional regulator, which produces MHPHPVAGPSVSLRRYGVAEASDLHDFHQVVLGVDGTMVMAVDGVAERIDGRCAWLIPAGARHDYAGLGPNRQLVLDLPVASLAVPERLFDRARPFVLTPALGALVDELAGALVDRGAARGAEAAMHAPPPRLHWQAATRLCEALLGTPPGRGGGAGLDFARIDRWLRARLAEPLRVADLAAHCGFGPRRFHQLFVEAFGETPHRYLLKLRLDAAVLRLANPAHPLAAIAADVGFADQSAFTHAFTRRFGIAPGQWRAGRH; this is translated from the coding sequence ATGCATCCGCACCCCGTCGCCGGTCCGTCCGTCTCGCTGCGCCGCTACGGCGTGGCCGAGGCGTCGGACCTCCACGACTTCCATCAGGTCGTGCTCGGCGTGGACGGCACGATGGTGATGGCCGTCGACGGCGTGGCCGAGCGCATCGACGGCCGGTGCGCCTGGCTGATTCCGGCCGGCGCGCGCCACGACTACGCGGGCCTCGGCCCGAATCGTCAACTGGTGCTGGATCTGCCGGTGGCCTCGCTGGCCGTGCCCGAACGGCTGTTCGACCGCGCGCGGCCGTTCGTGCTGACGCCGGCGCTCGGCGCGCTGGTGGATGAACTGGCGGGCGCGCTGGTGGACAGGGGCGCCGCGCGCGGCGCCGAAGCCGCCATGCATGCGCCGCCGCCCCGGCTCCACTGGCAGGCCGCGACGCGACTCTGCGAGGCGCTGCTCGGCACGCCGCCCGGGCGCGGCGGCGGCGCCGGCCTCGATTTCGCGCGGATCGACCGCTGGCTGCGCGCGCGGCTCGCCGAACCGCTGCGCGTGGCCGACCTGGCCGCGCATTGCGGCTTCGGCCCGCGCCGGTTCCATCAGCTGTTCGTCGAGGCGTTCGGCGAGACGCCGCATCGCTACCTGCTGAAGCTGCGGCTCGACGCGGCCGTGCTGCGGCTCGCGAATCCGGCCCACCCGCTGGCCGCGATCGCCGCCGACGTCGGCTTCGCCGACCAGAGCGCGTTCACGCACGCGTTCACGCGCCGCTTCGGCATCGCGCCGGGGCAATGGCGCGCCGGGCGGCATTGA
- a CDS encoding glycosyltransferase family 4 protein codes for MKDVSPSTIKSLQIGMHWFPERAGGLDRMYYSLVGALPGAGVAVRGVVAGSGRVAADTGGAIRGFGPASQSLPRRMMAARSALRDVIRNERPDVVSSHFALYTFPGLDVTRGIPQVSHFQGPWADESQVEGADSLGQRAKRYLEQAVYARASRLIVLSSAFGEILTSRYGISQDKVRIVPGCVDTAQFDLPITQAEARRKLQLPVGRPIVLAVRRLVRRMGLEDLIEAVNTVRRRHPDVLLLIAGKGRLAEELQQRIDAAGLGDHVKLLGFVPDEHLAALYRAATVSVVPTVALEGFGLITVESLASGTPVLVTPVGGLPEAVSGLSPDLVLRGTGAEAIAEGLEGALSGTLKLPDADACRRYAREHFDNAVIAKRVAQVYDEAIRAG; via the coding sequence ATGAAAGACGTTTCCCCCTCGACGATCAAGTCGCTGCAGATTGGCATGCACTGGTTCCCCGAACGCGCGGGCGGCCTCGACCGCATGTACTACTCGCTGGTCGGCGCGCTGCCCGGCGCCGGCGTGGCCGTGCGCGGCGTGGTGGCCGGCTCGGGGCGCGTGGCGGCCGACACCGGCGGCGCGATCCGCGGCTTCGGGCCGGCCTCGCAGTCGCTGCCGCGCCGCATGATGGCCGCGCGCAGCGCGCTGCGCGACGTGATCCGCAACGAGCGGCCCGACGTGGTGTCGTCGCATTTCGCGCTCTACACGTTCCCGGGGCTCGACGTCACGCGCGGCATCCCGCAGGTCTCGCACTTCCAGGGGCCGTGGGCCGACGAGAGCCAGGTGGAGGGCGCCGATTCGCTCGGCCAGCGCGCCAAGCGCTACCTGGAGCAGGCCGTCTACGCGCGCGCCTCGCGGCTGATCGTGCTGTCGAGCGCGTTCGGCGAGATCCTGACCTCGCGCTACGGCATCTCGCAGGACAAGGTGCGGATCGTGCCCGGCTGCGTGGACACCGCGCAGTTCGACCTGCCGATCACGCAGGCCGAGGCGCGCCGCAAGCTGCAGCTGCCGGTGGGCCGGCCGATCGTGCTGGCGGTGCGGCGGCTCGTGCGGCGCATGGGGCTCGAGGACCTGATCGAGGCCGTGAACACGGTGCGGCGCCGCCATCCGGACGTGCTGCTGCTGATCGCCGGCAAGGGGCGGCTGGCCGAGGAGCTGCAGCAGCGCATCGACGCCGCCGGGCTCGGCGACCACGTCAAGCTGCTCGGCTTCGTGCCCGACGAGCATCTGGCCGCGCTGTACCGCGCGGCCACCGTCAGCGTGGTGCCGACCGTCGCGCTCGAAGGCTTCGGGCTGATCACGGTGGAGTCGCTGGCCTCGGGCACGCCGGTGCTGGTCACGCCGGTGGGCGGGCTGCCGGAGGCCGTCTCGGGGCTCTCGCCCGACCTCGTGCTGCGCGGCACCGGCGCCGAGGCGATCGCCGAGGGGCTCGAAGGCGCGCTGTCGGGGACGCTGAAGCTGCCCGACGCCGACGCCTGCCGGCGCTACGCGCGCGAGCACTTCGACAACGCCGTGATCGCGAAGCGCGTCGCGCAGGTGTATGACGAGGCGATCCGGGCGGGTTGA
- a CDS encoding glycosyltransferase family 4 protein, with protein MRIAIVTHVVRHNDGQGRVNYEIARAALAEQCDVTLVASHVAPELLEHPRVRWIPVRPGRFWPTNLLRQQVFALKSALWLSRHRAEYDVLHVNGFISWVRADVNTAHFVHGGWFASRYYPFALTKGLWSAYQYVYTRANTVLERWAYRRSRAIVAVSGKVADEIRRIGIDGSRVGVIYNGVDTRAFAGARPDRAAYGLPDDAFLLLFVGDLRTPRKNLGTVLKALTKLPEHVHLAVAGYLPGSPYPDEARALGLERRVHFLGLVKTMPTLMSSVDAYVFPSRYEAMSLSLLEAMAAGLPVVTARTAGGAEIITADCGVVLDDPDDPHALAGAIGELARSRERCREMGAAARELMDQFGWAQMGAQYLALYRRLMPSSQSSAHGAPGPAAVAGPAPVATQEPL; from the coding sequence ATGAGAATCGCCATCGTCACCCACGTGGTACGCCACAACGACGGGCAGGGGCGCGTCAACTACGAGATCGCGCGCGCGGCGCTGGCCGAGCAGTGCGACGTCACGCTCGTCGCCTCGCACGTCGCGCCGGAGCTGCTCGAGCATCCGCGCGTGCGCTGGATTCCGGTCCGGCCGGGCCGCTTCTGGCCCACCAACCTGCTGCGCCAGCAGGTGTTCGCGCTCAAGAGCGCGCTGTGGCTGTCGCGCCATCGCGCCGAATACGACGTGCTGCACGTCAACGGCTTCATCTCGTGGGTGCGCGCCGACGTAAACACCGCTCACTTCGTGCATGGCGGCTGGTTCGCGAGCCGCTATTACCCGTTCGCGCTGACCAAGGGGCTGTGGTCGGCCTACCAGTACGTCTACACGCGCGCCAACACCGTGCTCGAGCGCTGGGCCTACCGGCGCTCGCGCGCGATCGTGGCGGTCTCCGGGAAGGTGGCCGACGAGATCCGCCGGATCGGCATCGACGGCAGCCGCGTCGGCGTGATCTACAACGGCGTCGACACGCGCGCGTTCGCCGGCGCGCGGCCCGACCGCGCCGCCTACGGGCTGCCCGACGACGCGTTCCTGCTGCTGTTCGTGGGCGACCTGCGCACGCCGCGCAAGAATCTCGGCACGGTGCTGAAGGCGCTCACCAAGCTGCCCGAGCACGTCCACCTGGCGGTGGCCGGCTACCTGCCCGGCAGCCCGTATCCGGACGAGGCGCGCGCGCTCGGGCTGGAGCGGCGCGTGCATTTCCTCGGGCTGGTGAAGACCATGCCGACGCTGATGTCGTCGGTGGACGCCTACGTGTTCCCGTCGCGCTACGAGGCGATGAGCCTGTCGCTGCTCGAGGCGATGGCGGCCGGCCTGCCGGTGGTGACCGCGCGCACCGCCGGCGGCGCGGAGATCATCACGGCCGACTGCGGCGTGGTGCTCGACGATCCCGACGATCCGCACGCGCTGGCCGGCGCGATCGGCGAACTGGCGCGCTCGCGCGAGCGCTGCCGTGAAATGGGCGCCGCGGCCCGCGAACTGATGGACCAGTTCGGCTGGGCGCAGATGGGCGCCCAGTATCTCGCGCTGTACCGGCGGCTGATGCCGTCTTCCCAATCATCGGCGCACGGCGCGCCCGGCCCCGCCGCGGTCGCCGGACCCGCCCCCGTCGCCACGCAGGAGCCATTGTGA